A stretch of the Halorussus salinus genome encodes the following:
- a CDS encoding histone deacetylase family protein — MNFGYSEECLAHDTGERHPETPDRLRAIKERLARKHGVEYVESSPATSDCVEAVHDADYVSEFREFCETGGGNWDPDTVAVEATWDAALRSAGLACWSAETALDGTDGRDTPFSLGRPPGHHAVEDDAMGFCFFNNAAVAARHVIESDDTDADSVAIFDWDVHHGNGTQDIFYDAGDVFYASLHEDGLYPGTGEIDETGEGEGAGTTLNLPLPAGAGDPEYRDAFDELVTPAFREFDPDLLVVSAGFDAHRHDPISRMRVSTEGYGMLTDRVRSLADDIDAALAFVLEGGYGLDTLSDSVAEVHETFDGKRPLTPDDEASDDVRALIDEIRASHPALTE, encoded by the coding sequence ATGAACTTCGGCTACAGCGAGGAGTGTCTCGCCCACGACACCGGCGAGCGCCACCCCGAGACCCCCGACCGACTCCGCGCCATCAAAGAGCGACTCGCCCGCAAGCACGGCGTCGAGTACGTCGAATCGAGTCCCGCGACTAGCGACTGCGTCGAGGCGGTCCACGACGCCGACTACGTCTCGGAGTTCCGCGAGTTCTGCGAGACGGGCGGCGGCAACTGGGACCCCGACACAGTCGCGGTCGAGGCGACGTGGGACGCCGCGCTCCGGTCGGCCGGACTCGCCTGCTGGTCGGCCGAGACCGCCCTCGACGGCACCGACGGCCGCGACACGCCATTCTCGCTCGGGCGGCCGCCGGGCCACCACGCCGTCGAGGACGACGCGATGGGGTTCTGCTTCTTCAACAACGCCGCCGTCGCGGCCCGCCACGTCATCGAGAGCGACGACACGGACGCCGACAGCGTGGCCATCTTCGATTGGGACGTGCATCACGGCAACGGCACCCAAGACATCTTCTACGACGCCGGAGACGTGTTCTACGCCTCGCTCCACGAGGACGGTCTCTACCCCGGCACGGGCGAGATAGACGAGACCGGCGAGGGCGAGGGCGCGGGCACGACGTTGAACCTCCCGCTCCCCGCGGGCGCGGGCGACCCGGAGTACCGCGACGCCTTCGACGAATTGGTCACGCCCGCCTTCCGCGAGTTCGACCCGGACCTGCTGGTCGTGAGCGCGGGGTTCGACGCCCACCGCCACGACCCCATCTCCCGGATGCGGGTCTCGACGGAGGGGTACGGCATGCTGACCGACCGTGTCCGGAGCCTCGCCGACGACATCGACGCGGCGCTCGCGTTCGTCCTCGAAGGCGGCTACGGACTCGACACCCTCTCGGACAGCGTGGCGGAGGTCCACGAGACCTTCGACGGGAAGCGACCCCTGACCCCCGACGACGAGGCTAGCGACGACGTGCGGGCGCTAATCGACGAGATTCGAGCGTCGCATCCTGCACTGACGGAATAA
- a CDS encoding antitoxin VapB family protein has product MATKTLTIREDVYDRLKSMKRDDESFSDLLDRLSGGEEDVMKGFGVFSGEEGEEFAAGVEEASERMDRDFKERADDLFGQ; this is encoded by the coding sequence ATGGCGACGAAGACACTCACGATTAGAGAAGACGTTTATGACCGTCTTAAGTCGATGAAACGCGACGATGAAAGTTTTAGTGACTTGCTCGACCGTCTTTCTGGTGGCGAAGAGGACGTGATGAAAGGTTTTGGTGTGTTCTCGGGCGAAGAAGGTGAGGAGTTCGCCGCAGGTGTCGAGGAAGCCAGCGAGCGAATGGACCGCGATTTCAAGGAGCGAGCAGATGATCTATTTGGACAGTAG
- a CDS encoding PIN domain-containing protein, protein MIYLDSSVLADYLRGRQYVGEYVQKHDSTKFHTSSIIMWELFYGALNHDSSSRTMETVAESLSWLEVVPFTFEDAAEAASVRDELYSNGTPIQVPDMLLAGTARQAGGTVVTCDKDFEQVPNLSVELLAPEK, encoded by the coding sequence ATGATCTATTTGGACAGTAGCGTTCTCGCTGATTATCTTCGTGGTCGGCAGTACGTCGGTGAGTACGTCCAAAAACACGACTCTACAAAATTTCATACGTCGAGTATCATCATGTGGGAGTTGTTCTATGGGGCACTGAACCACGACTCCTCGTCACGAACGATGGAAACCGTTGCAGAATCACTTTCGTGGCTCGAAGTGGTCCCGTTCACGTTCGAGGATGCCGCCGAAGCGGCCTCCGTCCGTGACGAACTTTACTCGAACGGGACGCCGATACAAGTCCCGGATATGCTCCTTGCAGGTACAGCACGGCAGGCCGGTGGAACAGTAGTAACCTGTGACAAGGACTTCGAACAGGTTCCGAACCTCTCGGTCGAACTCCTTGCTCCCGAAAAGTAG
- a CDS encoding heavy metal translocating P-type ATPase has product MTTDERERTVRISVPEMDCPSCAGKVTASVERLDGVRATDPAPTTGTLRVDYDADETDAAAVRERVEAAGYAVEDTGGTDADGELRLSVPEMDCPSCAGKVENALDAVASVESFENSPATGEVLVTGDADREEVVAAIEGAGYEVANAEEDDGGPDVAAPSEVWTSPRALKTWAGGALMVVGLLLEFFLTSADALLFTALGREFHLSSVLLLLAAGIAGQAILRNGYYSAKTLSLDIDLLMGTGVVAAVAVGLYFEAATLAVLYSVAELLERFSMDRARNSVRKLMELSPDTATVRRDGSETTVPVEEVAVGEVVVVRPGEKIPVDGEVVEGASAVNQAPITGESVPVDKSPGEEVYAGTVNEEGYLEVEATAEADETTLSQVVELVGDAQRDRTDREQFIERFAAYYTPIIVVGALLTAFVPPLLFGGAFREWFVRGLTLLVVACPCAFVISTPVSVVSGVTSAARNGVLVKGGPHLESMGAVEAVAFDKTGTLTAGELAVTDVVALNGNDEADLLHCAHDLERRSEHPLAEAIVEYAHDHGDPHDEAGRDRPIENFESLTGKGVRADLGGVTHYAGKPALFSELGFDLEHVHLSTDGGAVVAEAAESRCDDREDCLDLLADVVPRFQREGKTVVLVGTEDELEGVLAIADEVRPAAAETVARLREFGIETVMLTGDNEGTARAVADEVGVDEFRAELLPEQKVEAVEELTDRYDSVAMVGDGVNDAPAMAAATVGVAMGAAGTDTAIETADIALLGDDLRKVPYLYRLSRKANRVIRQNIWASLAVKAVLAVGAPLGFVSVAVAIVVGDMGMSLGVTGNAMRLARVDPDSED; this is encoded by the coding sequence ATGACTACCGACGAGCGCGAACGGACGGTCCGCATCTCGGTCCCCGAGATGGACTGTCCGTCCTGCGCCGGGAAAGTGACCGCGAGCGTCGAGCGACTCGACGGCGTGCGCGCGACCGACCCGGCACCGACGACCGGAACGCTCCGGGTCGATTACGACGCCGACGAGACCGACGCCGCGGCCGTCCGCGAGCGCGTCGAGGCCGCGGGCTACGCGGTCGAAGACACCGGCGGTACGGACGCGGACGGCGAACTCCGCCTCTCCGTCCCCGAGATGGACTGCCCGTCCTGTGCGGGCAAGGTCGAGAACGCACTCGACGCGGTCGCTAGCGTCGAGTCCTTCGAAAACAGTCCGGCGACCGGTGAGGTCCTCGTGACCGGCGACGCCGACCGCGAGGAGGTCGTCGCCGCGATAGAGGGCGCGGGCTACGAGGTCGCGAACGCCGAGGAAGACGACGGCGGCCCGGACGTGGCCGCGCCCAGCGAGGTCTGGACGAGTCCGCGCGCGCTCAAGACGTGGGCCGGGGGCGCGCTCATGGTCGTCGGCTTGCTCCTCGAATTCTTCCTGACGAGCGCCGACGCCCTGCTGTTCACCGCGCTGGGCCGCGAGTTTCACCTCTCGTCGGTCCTCCTCCTGCTCGCGGCCGGAATCGCTGGCCAAGCAATTCTGCGGAACGGCTACTACTCCGCGAAGACGCTGAGTCTCGACATCGACCTGCTGATGGGGACCGGCGTCGTCGCGGCGGTGGCGGTCGGCCTCTACTTCGAGGCCGCGACGCTCGCAGTTCTGTACAGCGTGGCGGAACTCCTCGAACGCTTCTCGATGGACCGCGCGCGCAACTCGGTCCGGAAGTTGATGGAACTCTCGCCGGACACCGCGACAGTCCGCCGAGATGGAAGCGAAACGACCGTCCCCGTCGAGGAGGTCGCGGTCGGCGAGGTCGTCGTCGTCAGACCGGGCGAGAAGATTCCGGTGGACGGCGAGGTCGTGGAGGGCGCGAGCGCGGTGAACCAAGCGCCCATCACGGGCGAGAGCGTCCCGGTGGACAAATCGCCCGGCGAGGAGGTCTACGCCGGGACGGTCAACGAGGAGGGCTACCTCGAAGTCGAGGCGACCGCCGAGGCAGACGAGACCACCCTCTCGCAGGTCGTGGAGTTGGTCGGCGACGCCCAACGTGACCGGACCGACCGCGAGCAGTTCATCGAGCGGTTCGCCGCCTACTACACGCCCATCATCGTCGTCGGCGCACTGCTGACCGCGTTCGTGCCGCCGCTCCTGTTCGGCGGTGCCTTCCGCGAGTGGTTCGTCCGCGGCCTCACCCTGCTCGTCGTGGCCTGCCCCTGCGCGTTCGTCATCTCGACGCCGGTCTCGGTCGTCTCGGGTGTCACTAGCGCGGCCCGCAACGGCGTCCTCGTGAAGGGCGGCCCGCACCTCGAATCCATGGGCGCGGTCGAGGCCGTCGCCTTCGACAAGACCGGGACGCTGACCGCGGGCGAGTTGGCCGTGACCGACGTAGTGGCGCTCAACGGCAACGACGAGGCCGACCTCCTGCACTGCGCTCACGACCTCGAACGCCGGAGCGAACACCCACTCGCGGAGGCCATCGTGGAGTATGCCCACGACCACGGCGACCCCCACGACGAGGCGGGCCGCGACCGACCCATCGAGAACTTCGAGAGCCTGACCGGCAAGGGCGTCCGCGCGGACCTCGGCGGCGTGACCCACTACGCCGGGAAGCCCGCGCTGTTCTCGGAGTTGGGCTTCGACTTGGAACACGTCCACCTCTCGACCGACGGCGGCGCGGTCGTCGCCGAGGCCGCCGAGAGTCGGTGCGACGACCGGGAGGACTGCCTCGACCTGCTGGCCGACGTGGTGCCCCGCTTCCAACGCGAGGGCAAGACGGTCGTCCTCGTCGGCACCGAGGACGAACTGGAGGGCGTCCTCGCCATCGCCGACGAGGTGCGCCCGGCCGCCGCGGAGACGGTCGCGCGCCTGCGAGAGTTCGGCATCGAGACGGTGATGCTCACCGGCGACAACGAGGGCACCGCCCGCGCGGTCGCCGACGAGGTCGGCGTGGACGAGTTCCGGGCCGAACTCCTGCCCGAGCAGAAGGTCGAAGCCGTCGAGGAGTTGACCGACCGCTACGACTCGGTGGCGATGGTCGGCGACGGCGTGAACGACGCGCCCGCGATGGCGGCCGCGACGGTCGGCGTGGCGATGGGCGCGGCCGGGACCGACACCGCCATCGAGACCGCAGACATCGCCCTGCTGGGCGACGACCTCCGGAAGGTGCCGTACCTCTACCGACTCTCGCGGAAGGCCAACCGCGTCATCCGCCAGAACATCTGGGCCAGCCTCGCGGTCAAGGCGGTGCTGGCGGTCGGCGCGCCCCTCGGCTTCGTCTCGGTCGCCGTCGCCATCGTCGTCGGCGACATGGGGATGAGTCTGGGCGTGACGGGTAACGCGATGCGGTTGGCGAGAGTGGACCCGGACTCTGAAGACTAA
- a CDS encoding TIGR00296 family protein, with protein sequence MAQAQAVTLSYEDGTRAVELARESVESYVINGQREQPGSMREAFYARTGVFVRLCSTRGRGRLRGCDGAYEGTDQLGHLIVDSAISAASDTSCGSEVEEAELPNLKISVCVVRDTEFTEEPVEDIELGTHGVAIEGRGNQAWMYPTLPIENEWSVFEYLDRTCRKAGLPKGAWEDDDVMVTLFDGQVFSEREPEGTVEEL encoded by the coding sequence ATGGCACAGGCTCAGGCAGTAACTCTCTCCTACGAGGATGGCACGCGGGCCGTCGAACTCGCACGGGAATCCGTCGAATCCTACGTCATCAACGGGCAACGCGAACAGCCCGGTAGCATGCGCGAAGCGTTCTACGCCCGGACGGGCGTGTTCGTTCGACTCTGCTCGACGCGAGGACGCGGCCGACTTCGGGGGTGTGATGGTGCCTACGAGGGCACCGACCAACTCGGTCATCTCATCGTAGATTCGGCCATCAGCGCGGCCAGCGACACCTCGTGTGGCTCCGAGGTCGAGGAGGCAGAGCTTCCGAACCTGAAAATCTCGGTCTGCGTGGTCCGGGACACCGAGTTCACCGAGGAGCCGGTCGAAGACATCGAACTCGGGACCCACGGCGTCGCGATAGAGGGGCGAGGCAACCAAGCGTGGATGTACCCGACGCTTCCCATCGAAAACGAGTGGAGCGTCTTCGAGTACTTGGACCGAACCTGCCGGAAGGCCGGTCTCCCGAAGGGGGCGTGGGAGGACGACGACGTGATGGTGACGCTGTTCGACGGACAGGTCTTCAGCGAGCGTGAACCGGAAGGAACCGTCGAAGAGCTGTAA
- a CDS encoding nicotinate phosphoribosyltransferase yields MSDGFDVVSDEAIRDGTATDAYFLRTEETLRGADRNPRVVAEVTRDQFPTGEFDLLAGVKDAARLLEGLPIDVDAMAEGQLFDGGPVMRIEGDYLDFARYETSLLGFLSHQSGVATAALEARRAAPDSSVLSFGARHVHPAIAPMIERGALVGGLDGFSHVAAGEVLGREASGTMPHALVIAFGDQEEAWEAFDETVDPDVPRIAICDTYSDEKDESIRAAEALGDALDGVRLDTTSSRRGDFRHIVREVRWELDARGHDDVEIFVSGGLGPADLRELRDLADGFGVGGHVSNADPLDFALDIVELDGELVSKRGKLSGKKQAFRTPDGGHHVGLADRADPEGGEALLEPLIRDGELVREFDVDEAADRALADAEAVGFRDEA; encoded by the coding sequence ATGAGCGACGGGTTCGACGTGGTGTCCGACGAGGCCATCCGTGACGGGACGGCGACCGACGCCTACTTCCTGCGGACCGAGGAGACCCTTCGAGGAGCCGACCGCAACCCCCGCGTGGTGGCGGAGGTCACGCGCGACCAGTTCCCGACCGGCGAGTTCGACCTGCTGGCGGGCGTGAAAGACGCGGCCCGCCTGCTGGAAGGACTCCCCATCGACGTGGACGCGATGGCCGAGGGGCAGTTGTTCGACGGCGGTCCCGTGATGCGAATCGAGGGCGACTACCTCGACTTCGCGCGCTACGAGACCTCGCTACTTGGCTTTCTCTCCCACCAGAGCGGCGTCGCCACCGCGGCGTTGGAGGCCCGCCGGGCCGCGCCCGACTCGTCGGTCCTGAGTTTCGGCGCGCGCCACGTCCATCCCGCTATCGCGCCGATGATAGAGCGCGGCGCGCTCGTCGGTGGCCTCGACGGCTTCTCGCACGTCGCGGCGGGCGAGGTACTGGGCAGGGAGGCCAGCGGCACGATGCCACACGCGCTGGTCATCGCCTTCGGCGACCAAGAGGAGGCGTGGGAGGCGTTCGACGAGACGGTGGACCCCGACGTGCCACGCATCGCAATCTGTGACACCTACTCCGACGAGAAAGACGAGAGCATCCGCGCCGCGGAAGCACTCGGCGACGCGCTCGACGGCGTGCGCCTCGACACGACGAGTTCGCGCCGCGGCGACTTCCGACACATCGTCCGGGAGGTCCGGTGGGAACTCGACGCGCGGGGTCACGACGACGTGGAGATATTCGTCAGCGGCGGGTTGGGTCCCGCCGACCTCCGAGAACTCCGGGACCTCGCCGACGGATTCGGCGTCGGCGGCCACGTCAGCAACGCCGACCCGCTGGACTTCGCGCTCGACATCGTGGAACTGGACGGCGAGTTGGTCTCCAAGCGGGGCAAGCTCTCCGGGAAGAAGCAGGCGTTCCGGACGCCGGACGGCGGCCACCACGTCGGGTTGGCCGACCGCGCAGACCCCGAGGGCGGCGAGGCGTTGCTCGAACCGCTGATTCGAGACGGCGAACTCGTCCGGGAGTTCGACGTGGACGAGGCGGCCGACCGCGCGCTGGCCGACGCCGAGGCGGTCGGGTTCCGAGACGAAGCGTAA
- a CDS encoding Hvo_1808 family surface protein — protein sequence MRTTIAIAVVLMLVVAGCSQAPGAGTTTDMDGTTEATTQPGSGADTTTGQQDAVVKPDDPETDVLGWESGLWYNETIDVNPNDGLNETELDKTVARAMARVERIRKLEFEEQVPVEIKTREQFRANQSSDGTPEARRTFDNAKYESLFMINESTDSLGVQNSNSGSSVGGYYDPTNQQIVVISENESTPQLDEITLSQELFHALQDQKFNFSSFNQTTRELHNAKDGVIEGDGNYVDYLYSQRCQDEWNGDCLTPQASSGSSASGGLANIGPYLLKFQPYSDGPAFVKHVKDEGGWEAVNDLYENPPESTEQVIHPDKYGEDSPAEFSVENSASDGWERLTFSNRPNYASVGEAGMMAMFMYPFYDSNQQTQIVPARDFFNRQQGSSQLDPIDPLNYNSTYSNGWDGDKLAVYTNGAAKDNETGYVWKSVWDSQQDASEFVTGYREVLKYNGAQKVDTRKNTWRIPSGNGFADAFYVKRTGDTVVVVNAPSVSELPNVRSGAAPAA from the coding sequence ATGCGCACGACAATCGCAATCGCGGTCGTGTTGATGCTCGTCGTCGCGGGCTGTTCGCAGGCCCCCGGCGCGGGCACGACGACCGACATGGACGGAACGACCGAGGCGACGACCCAGCCCGGTTCCGGGGCGGACACGACGACCGGCCAGCAGGACGCAGTCGTCAAACCCGACGACCCCGAGACCGACGTTCTCGGCTGGGAGTCCGGCCTCTGGTACAACGAGACCATCGACGTGAACCCCAACGACGGCCTGAACGAGACCGAACTCGACAAGACGGTCGCTCGCGCGATGGCTCGCGTCGAGCGAATCCGGAAGCTCGAATTCGAGGAGCAAGTGCCGGTCGAGATAAAGACCCGCGAACAGTTCCGCGCGAACCAGTCGAGCGACGGGACCCCCGAGGCTCGCCGGACGTTCGACAACGCGAAGTACGAGTCGCTGTTCATGATAAACGAGTCCACCGACTCGCTCGGAGTCCAGAACAGCAACTCCGGGTCGTCGGTCGGCGGCTACTACGACCCCACGAACCAACAGATCGTCGTCATCTCGGAGAACGAATCGACGCCGCAACTCGACGAGATTACCCTCTCTCAGGAGCTGTTCCACGCGTTGCAGGACCAGAAGTTCAACTTCTCGTCGTTCAACCAGACGACGCGTGAACTCCACAACGCCAAGGACGGCGTCATCGAGGGCGACGGCAACTACGTCGATTACCTCTACTCCCAGCGGTGTCAGGACGAGTGGAACGGCGACTGTCTGACCCCGCAGGCCTCCTCGGGGTCGAGCGCGAGCGGCGGCCTCGCCAACATCGGTCCGTACCTCCTGAAGTTCCAGCCTTACAGCGACGGCCCGGCGTTCGTCAAGCACGTCAAAGACGAGGGCGGCTGGGAAGCGGTCAACGACCTCTACGAGAACCCGCCGGAGAGTACCGAGCAGGTCATCCACCCCGACAAGTACGGCGAGGACTCGCCCGCCGAGTTCTCCGTCGAGAACAGCGCGAGCGACGGCTGGGAGCGCCTGACGTTCTCGAACCGGCCGAACTACGCGAGCGTCGGCGAAGCGGGCATGATGGCGATGTTCATGTACCCCTTCTACGATAGCAACCAGCAGACCCAGATCGTCCCCGCGCGGGACTTCTTCAACCGCCAGCAGGGTTCGAGCCAACTCGACCCCATCGACCCGCTGAACTACAACAGCACCTACTCGAACGGGTGGGATGGCGACAAACTCGCGGTCTACACCAACGGCGCGGCGAAGGACAACGAGACCGGCTACGTCTGGAAGTCCGTCTGGGACTCCCAGCAGGACGCCTCGGAGTTCGTCACGGGCTACCGGGAGGTCCTGAAGTACAACGGCGCACAGAAGGTCGATACGCGCAAGAACACGTGGCGAATCCCCAGCGGTAACGGGTTCGCCGACGCCTTCTACGTCAAGCGGACCGGCGACACCGTCGTCGTCGTGAACGCTCCGTCCGTCTCGGAACTCCCGAACGTCCGGTCCGGTGCGGCACCGGCGGCGTAG
- a CDS encoding cysteine hydrolase family protein, producing MSFDPDSTAVVVVDMQNGFCHPEGSLYAPASEEALADVSAVVAAGRDAGASVVYTRDVHPPEQFEDSHYYDEFERWGEHVLEGSWEAELHDDLDVREEDHVVEKHTYDAFYRTDLEGYLDTHGIDDLLLCGTLANVCVLHTAGSAGLRDYRPVLVEDALGYIEEDHKEYAVEHSEFLFGEVTTKDAVEFA from the coding sequence ATGAGCTTCGACCCGGATTCGACCGCAGTCGTCGTCGTGGACATGCAGAACGGCTTCTGTCACCCCGAGGGAAGCCTCTACGCGCCCGCCAGCGAGGAGGCCCTCGCGGACGTGTCGGCGGTCGTCGCCGCCGGGCGTGACGCGGGCGCGTCGGTCGTCTACACCCGCGACGTGCATCCGCCCGAGCAGTTCGAGGACAGCCACTACTACGACGAGTTCGAGCGGTGGGGCGAACACGTCCTCGAAGGCTCGTGGGAGGCCGAACTCCACGACGACCTCGACGTGCGCGAGGAGGACCACGTTGTCGAGAAGCACACCTACGACGCCTTCTACCGGACCGACTTGGAGGGGTATCTCGACACCCACGGGATAGACGACTTGCTCCTCTGTGGAACGCTGGCGAACGTCTGCGTCCTCCACACCGCCGGGAGCGCCGGGCTTCGGGACTACCGACCCGTGTTGGTCGAGGACGCGCTGGGGTACATCGAGGAGGACCACAAGGAGTACGCCGTCGAACACTCGGAGTTCCTGTTCGGCGAAGTGACGACGAAGGACGCCGTCGAGTTCGCGTAG
- a CDS encoding short-chain fatty acid transporter, translated as MSSASGGTAIQRLGARISEHVERWMPSPFLFAIILSYVVFGGGLSLGNGPAEMVGFWYDGFWSLLTFAMQMVLILVTGYALAYHPWVQRAIGWLTSLPNDGKQAVVLVGVLSMVVAWIHWGLGLIAGAVIAREMGRQAHERDISVHYPLLCVAGYMGMGLTWHWGLAASAPLLMNTEGNVFVEEGVVSGLIPPSQTIFHPYTLALTVLGIAYAAVVLYLLAPPKSETDGITEYVPENELFGREDEAATDGGELDAATEADAADTTADEAADPTIGERIDHSNLLGGLIALGGVLYVGGVFVTDGLDALSLDTMNFAFLFLGLLLYTAPKEYQEQFYEAVSSTGGIILQFPLYAGIMGMMNSSGLSEVLAETLVSVSTPATFPAVAWMTAGIVNVFVPSGGGEWTVIGPIVIDAAQDLGVPLGQTTVAYAVGDAHTNLLQPFWALPLLGITGMRARDMFGYAVTMLLLLVPFLAIALTVIPY; from the coding sequence ATGTCATCGGCTTCCGGCGGTACGGCGATACAACGACTGGGCGCACGGATTTCCGAACACGTGGAGCGGTGGATGCCGAGTCCGTTCCTGTTTGCCATCATCCTCTCGTACGTGGTGTTCGGGGGTGGACTCTCGCTCGGAAACGGTCCGGCGGAGATGGTCGGGTTCTGGTACGACGGCTTCTGGAGCCTACTCACCTTCGCCATGCAGATGGTACTCATCCTCGTGACGGGGTACGCGCTGGCGTACCACCCGTGGGTCCAGCGCGCTATCGGTTGGCTCACGAGCCTCCCGAACGACGGCAAGCAGGCGGTCGTCCTCGTCGGCGTCCTCTCGATGGTCGTCGCGTGGATTCACTGGGGACTGGGCCTCATCGCCGGTGCGGTAATCGCCCGCGAGATGGGTCGCCAAGCCCACGAACGCGACATCTCGGTCCACTACCCCCTGCTCTGCGTCGCGGGCTACATGGGCATGGGGCTGACGTGGCACTGGGGGCTGGCGGCGTCCGCGCCCCTGCTGATGAACACCGAGGGCAACGTCTTCGTCGAGGAGGGCGTGGTGAGCGGACTCATCCCGCCGTCTCAGACCATCTTCCACCCCTACACCCTCGCGTTGACTGTCCTCGGAATCGCCTACGCCGCGGTGGTACTCTACCTCCTCGCGCCGCCGAAGTCCGAGACCGACGGTATCACCGAGTACGTCCCCGAGAACGAACTGTTCGGCCGCGAGGACGAGGCGGCGACCGACGGCGGCGAACTCGACGCCGCGACCGAGGCGGACGCCGCCGACACGACCGCCGACGAGGCCGCCGACCCGACGATAGGCGAGCGAATCGACCACAGTAACCTCCTCGGCGGTCTCATCGCGCTGGGCGGCGTCCTCTACGTCGGGGGCGTGTTCGTCACGGACGGACTCGACGCGCTCAGTCTCGACACGATGAACTTCGCGTTCCTGTTCCTCGGCCTCCTGCTGTACACCGCGCCCAAGGAGTACCAAGAGCAGTTCTACGAAGCGGTCTCCTCGACCGGCGGTATCATCCTCCAGTTCCCGCTGTACGCGGGCATTATGGGCATGATGAACTCGTCTGGCCTCTCGGAGGTGCTGGCCGAGACGCTCGTCTCCGTCTCGACGCCCGCGACGTTCCCGGCGGTTGCGTGGATGACCGCTGGCATCGTCAACGTCTTCGTCCCCTCGGGCGGCGGCGAGTGGACGGTCATCGGCCCCATCGTCATCGACGCGGCGCAGGACCTCGGGGTTCCGCTCGGCCAGACCACGGTCGCCTACGCGGTGGGCGACGCTCACACGAACCTCCTCCAGCCGTTCTGGGCGCTCCCCCTGCTCGGCATCACCGGCATGCGCGCTCGGGACATGTTCGGCTACGCGGTGACGATGCTCCTGTTGCTCGTCCCGTTCCTCGCCATCGCGCTGACCGTCATCCCGTACTGA